In the Pseudomonadota bacterium genome, TCCCTGCTGTGCCTCCAGGAAATGAAACATGTTTTATTGAAAATCCTAAAAATTTACAGGAGTCCCACGAACGTGAAACGCGGGCAATCGCATTTTACCGTAAATCAGCAGAAGAAGCGGACAATACACGGGTAAAAGAGATATTTGAAGCATTGGTGGAGGTTGAAACAGACCATCTGTATCTGTCAGAGGAGAGGCTCAGGTAATATTAGTTACAAAACTATCAAAAAAATATTTTGGTGGAGGCGGCGTCCATCGATTTAACACTATAATTTATTGGTATCATAGCACTATTTAGCATAATAAAACTATAGATACCCCCATAACAACCCCCAAAAAGGTGGTTTTGCCTGATTTAAGATTCATTAGCTTGCTCGGTTCGGTCCTTTGCTCCAATAGTGTCTATGTCGGCTTCGAGCCATACCGTGACACGTGGTGACAGCTTGATGGATTTAGGAAAGGTGCCTTTTTTCACGCCGGACCACCACGTAGATTTACTTACGGGAATCCGTTCAAGCACTTGCGGTAGTCGCAGATAACGTTTATTCATAACTATTACCTCCACATAATCTGGTCACAGCACAGGCTATTTGCCATCCTTGCTGCCATTTTTTGTCAATTATCATCAATATTGATCCACCTTTTACACAGATACTGGACAAACACCTTGCGCCAGGAGGGTTCATTGTTTTCAAAATATATTTTAGTGAATTTTCGAGATAGGCCATCGCCATTGGATTTTTAAGTTTCTTTCCATTCGAAGTCTTCATGGTTATCTCCTCCTTAATTTGATATTACTTCCGAGGAATAACCCTCAAATAAAAGTGTGGAAAATGGCTATTATGATCTGATATTATTAGATATTATATTTGTTTAATAATTAGTGACTATTTTTACTTATTCTTGGAGATAATTGTGGTTTCAAAAAGTGCAGCACAAAGACAAAAAGAAAAAAGAGATAGGAAAAAGAAAACCGGAAAATACATTAATATTTTTATTTCAAACGAGATCATCAAGAAAATAAAGGGTAGACCAAGCATCATTGTGGAACATTTCCATGCTTTCTCTGATTTGATCAAAATAATCGAAGACCAGAAAAAAGAGAATATTATGTTGAGGCAGAGACTTGATGATTCGTTTAATTTCACTAAAATGATTAGCGAAGAATGGTTGAAGGTATACAACGAAATAAAGATCCCTATACACTTGGGTCTGAATAAGGATGTTGTGATAGCCGCTAATGCAAAAAGAAGAAAAGAAAAGAAAAGAAATTTTGACTTTGATATCTTGACTTATAAACAAAAAGAATTATACAGAATGGCAATAGACTACGCGAGCATGATGAGAAACGAACTTTTTAAATATTATGAAGTTATGACGGAAATCAAAAAAGTTTTAGTTAATCTATCCAAATATGATGAAAATAGCAGTAAGTTTGATATTCAAGAAATTAAAGATAAATGTTGGAAATTATCTGATAATAGAATTGATTTTGACAAAAAAGAAGAAATAATTTATTATCAGCTCAAGAATTTTTTTTAGAATGAACAACATGGTACGAGCAGACAAAGCTAATCAACTATTGGCGTTAATTCCACTTTTTCTACAACGAGTCTGGAGTTCAAGCATCAATCTGTTTGAGTGTAAAAGCGATCTGCTCCTCTGTGAATTTTGATGTCTTCATGGCCCAATCCTCCTTGTCTATTTTGCCAGAAAACTAACATTTTGTGTTGTACAGTTTTTTGGGGGCAGGTCCTAAAGCCCACCATTCAATGGCATCATGGCTTGTTCAGAGAATATTTAATCCTAACGAAGTACTCCATACAATCATCTTACCCATCCAGGCAATGCTTTTCTCGTCTTTGACATGCCCATAGGAAGT is a window encoding:
- a CDS encoding AlpA family phage regulatory protein, with product MNKRYLRLPQVLERIPVSKSTWWSGVKKGTFPKSIKLSPRVTVWLEADIDTIGAKDRTEQANES